A genomic region of Nostoc sp. UHCC 0702 contains the following coding sequences:
- a CDS encoding heme-copper oxidase subunit III yields the protein MDSYIVSDELQQHLHETGGEHGHDEEGSKMFGFIVFLLSESVIFLSFFAGYIIYKTTTPNWLPVGVEGLEIKEPAINTVILVASSFVIYLAERALQRHNLWRFRLFLLATMAMGSYFLLGQAIEWSHLAFGFTAGTFGGMFYLLTGFHGLHVFTGILLQLIILVRSFIPGNYETGHFGVNATSLFWHFVDVIWIVLFILIYIWQ from the coding sequence ATGGACAGTTATATTGTTTCAGATGAATTGCAGCAACATCTGCATGAGACAGGCGGCGAACATGGTCATGATGAAGAAGGCAGTAAGATGTTTGGCTTCATCGTCTTCCTACTGTCTGAAAGCGTTATTTTCCTCAGTTTTTTTGCAGGATACATTATCTACAAAACAACGACTCCTAACTGGCTACCAGTTGGTGTTGAGGGACTAGAAATTAAAGAACCTGCAATCAACACGGTAATTCTCGTTGCTAGTAGCTTTGTGATTTACTTGGCGGAACGGGCGCTGCAACGCCATAACTTGTGGAGATTTCGCCTATTTCTCTTAGCAACGATGGCGATGGGAAGCTACTTTTTGCTGGGACAAGCCATTGAATGGAGTCACCTGGCTTTTGGCTTCACCGCTGGAACCTTCGGAGGTATGTTTTATCTATTAACAGGTTTCCACGGTTTGCACGTTTTTACTGGAATTCTGTTGCAGTTGATTATTTTAGTGCGATCGTTCATACCTGGCAACTACGAGACAGGTCACTTTGGAGTCAATGCCACCTCTTTGTTCTGGCACTTTGTCGATGTCATCTGGATTGTTTTGTTTATCCTTATTTATATTTGGCAATAA
- a CDS encoding site-specific integrase translates to MSTTELHQNESELFADFEPPATTDGSYMGIAHQKRAIASYLSDKFDDEFQSVKARLKSAKVKVGLCCDKGSIQLQASLPIKPGDNDTKGTGTKQYKISLGIPANLDGLKTAEEEAYELGKLIARKQFTWTDKYLGKQALISKQILTIKTALETFEQEYFKTRKRTIKSEHTYYQYESRIKQHISLDCPITSDALKTEILKCFSESQRWQLFKILNVLAGCFNINIDLSVFKKQPLPKARNIPNDSDIIKYFHEYEKYAYATPSRRRSGFENNWLFWRWMYGMIATYGLRPREIILEPDINWWLSPDNKDLTWKVSEKCKTGARETLPLYPEWVNLFDLKNQLCIEMLVEKISKFTSFKDCSYVVQHNASWFDDKVQIPFNPYDLRHAWAIRAHLMGIPIKAAADNLGHSVEMHTKVYQKYFGLDNRKKAINEALSKKSDLETLREENQRLKLEIQLLQFENEKLRQSVCSNTKI, encoded by the coding sequence ATGTCAACAACTGAATTACATCAGAACGAGAGCGAATTATTCGCAGATTTTGAACCTCCAGCTACAACCGATGGGAGTTATATGGGTATTGCACATCAAAAGCGAGCGATCGCTAGTTATTTAAGTGATAAATTTGATGATGAGTTCCAAAGTGTCAAAGCAAGACTTAAGTCCGCTAAAGTCAAGGTAGGCTTATGTTGTGATAAAGGAAGCATCCAGCTACAAGCGTCTTTACCAATCAAGCCCGGTGATAACGATACCAAAGGTACAGGAACTAAACAGTACAAAATATCTTTGGGTATTCCCGCTAATTTGGATGGACTCAAAACTGCGGAAGAAGAAGCTTATGAACTTGGTAAATTAATAGCTCGTAAACAGTTTACGTGGACAGATAAATATTTAGGTAAACAAGCTTTAATTTCCAAACAGATTTTAACTATCAAAACAGCTTTAGAAACTTTTGAACAAGAGTATTTTAAGACTAGAAAAAGAACGATAAAAAGTGAACATACCTATTATCAGTATGAGTCACGAATCAAGCAACATATTAGTTTAGATTGCCCGATTACATCAGATGCTTTAAAGACAGAAATTTTAAAATGTTTTAGTGAATCACAAAGATGGCAATTATTTAAAATTCTCAATGTTTTAGCTGGCTGTTTTAATATTAACATTGATTTATCAGTATTTAAAAAACAACCATTACCGAAAGCTAGAAATATTCCTAACGACTCAGACATCATTAAATACTTTCATGAGTATGAAAAATACGCTTATGCCACACCTAGTAGACGTAGAAGTGGTTTTGAAAATAATTGGCTTTTTTGGAGATGGATGTATGGCATGATAGCAACCTATGGGTTAAGACCGAGAGAAATTATTTTAGAACCGGATATCAATTGGTGGTTAAGTCCAGACAATAAGGATTTGACTTGGAAAGTTAGCGAAAAATGTAAGACAGGAGCTAGGGAAACTTTACCTTTATATCCTGAATGGGTTAATTTATTTGATTTAAAAAACCAACTCTGCATAGAAATGTTGGTAGAAAAAATCTCTAAATTTACATCATTTAAAGATTGTAGCTATGTAGTACAACATAATGCCTCGTGGTTTGATGACAAAGTGCAGATACCATTCAATCCCTATGATTTACGACATGCTTGGGCAATTCGGGCGCATTTAATGGGAATACCAATCAAAGCAGCGGCTGATAATTTAGGGCATTCTGTAGAAATGCATACTAAGGTTTATCAAAAATATTTTGGACTTGATAATCGCAAAAAAGCTATTAATGAAGCACTTAGTAAGAAATCTGATTTAGAGACGCTGAGGGAAGAAAATCAAAGGTTGAAATTAGAAATACAATTGCTGCAATTCGAGAATGAAAAATTGAGACAATCAGTTTGTAGCAATACTAAAATATAG
- a CDS encoding cytochrome c oxidase subunit II yields MNIRKILNILTLITGAIAVTFTSLWIGKQAYFWLPPQAAAESHLIDDLISFLVTLGAFIFLGVTSTLVYSIIFHRAKKDDFTDGPAIEGNIALEVVWTAIPVMLVLWIAGYSSQVYEQMAIQGPAQLVHLHNPMGMESAYAATKDAPVDVLAEPVEKIDVVAKQWAWVFHYPENNITSTELHLPSDRRVRLALQSEDVLHGFYIPAFRLKQDIIPNHTIDFEFTPIRTGEYRLTDSQYSGTYFATMQANVVVESPEKYHQWLAQAATQEPSPAKNQAASEYAQASTQSVKTGWTTVAPAPSPLVNYPG; encoded by the coding sequence ATGAACATCCGCAAGATATTAAATATATTGACCCTGATTACGGGTGCGATCGCAGTGACTTTCACCAGTCTCTGGATAGGTAAGCAAGCTTATTTTTGGCTTCCCCCACAAGCAGCAGCCGAATCTCACCTGATTGACGATTTGATTAGCTTCTTGGTAACGCTTGGTGCATTCATCTTTTTGGGAGTGACTAGCACTCTGGTGTATTCGATTATTTTCCATCGGGCGAAAAAAGATGACTTCACCGACGGCCCAGCCATTGAAGGTAATATCGCCTTAGAAGTTGTTTGGACAGCCATCCCAGTGATGCTAGTGCTTTGGATTGCAGGTTACAGTTCTCAAGTTTACGAACAAATGGCAATTCAAGGCCCCGCGCAGTTAGTTCACCTACATAATCCTATGGGGATGGAATCGGCTTATGCAGCAACAAAAGATGCACCTGTTGATGTTTTAGCTGAACCTGTAGAGAAAATCGACGTAGTGGCTAAACAATGGGCTTGGGTCTTCCACTATCCAGAGAACAATATTACCAGCACCGAATTGCATTTGCCTAGCGATCGCCGGGTGCGTTTAGCCTTGCAATCAGAAGACGTTCTGCACGGCTTTTATATTCCGGCATTCCGTCTCAAGCAAGACATTATTCCCAACCACACCATCGACTTTGAATTCACTCCCATCCGCACCGGTGAATATCGCCTCACTGATTCTCAATATAGCGGCACATACTTTGCAACCATGCAAGCCAATGTAGTTGTCGAATCTCCAGAAAAGTACCACCAGTGGCTAGCCCAAGCTGCAACCCAAGAACCATCACCAGCCAAAAATCAAGCAGCTTCTGAGTATGCCCAAGCATCTACTCAGTCAGTGAAAACTGGTTGGACGACAGTTGCACCTGCACCATCTCCTTTAGTTAATTACCCAGGTTAA
- a CDS encoding DUF2231 domain-containing protein, which produces MNSELINQLSDLGANGLPYTIPIHPNLVHLTLGLFIIGITFDIVGVLFPFQKWVFKFLAISVERANFFDVGWYNMLASSIITFFTVAAGFYEMLLATPPADVKSAWGLQAMETMLWHGVGGVLLLALIVIMTIWRGWQRFVWSEDADKQVHWSYLLTGVVVMFIMFLHGTLGAQMATEFGVHNTADNLLRLGKDLNTVLK; this is translated from the coding sequence ATGAACTCTGAACTGATTAATCAATTGAGCGACTTGGGTGCCAACGGACTGCCTTACACCATTCCCATTCATCCCAACTTAGTACATCTGACTCTGGGTTTATTCATCATCGGCATTACCTTTGATATCGTTGGTGTGCTGTTTCCCTTCCAAAAATGGGTCTTCAAATTTTTGGCGATTTCTGTAGAACGTGCCAACTTCTTTGATGTCGGTTGGTACAACATGCTAGCTTCCAGCATCATCACTTTTTTCACCGTTGCAGCAGGCTTTTATGAAATGCTGCTGGCAACACCACCAGCCGATGTCAAAAGTGCCTGGGGATTGCAGGCAATGGAAACCATGCTTTGGCATGGTGTTGGTGGCGTATTGTTATTAGCCTTGATTGTGATTATGACAATTTGGAGAGGATGGCAGCGCTTCGTCTGGAGTGAAGATGCAGATAAACAAGTCCATTGGAGTTATTTACTCACAGGTGTAGTAGTCATGTTCATTATGTTTCTCCACGGCACACTAGGAGCGCAAATGGCTACTGAATTTGGCGTACACAACACAGCAGATAATTTGTTGCGATTAGGCAAAGACCTGAATACAGTCCTCAAGTAA
- a CDS encoding DUF2231 domain-containing protein produces MLEYLTSLNDHNLPYPDTIHPIVVHFVIAMVLFAFFCDVVGYFTGKTHLFEVSWWNMFVATIAIFVAIIFGQFEAGLAQPYDLAKSVLNVHTLIGWSLSGLIATITAWRYVIRSRNPQKLPIYYLGAGLLLTVIVGLQVYLGDQLVWVYGLHTVPVVEAVKEGILQ; encoded by the coding sequence ATGCTTGAGTATCTTACATCTTTGAACGATCACAATTTACCCTACCCAGATACGATTCATCCCATCGTAGTCCACTTCGTAATTGCGATGGTATTGTTTGCATTCTTCTGTGATGTAGTTGGTTACTTTACTGGTAAAACTCATCTTTTCGAGGTGAGTTGGTGGAATATGTTTGTTGCCACGATCGCCATCTTCGTAGCCATAATTTTTGGTCAATTTGAAGCCGGCTTGGCACAACCTTATGACTTAGCTAAATCAGTACTAAATGTACACACCTTGATTGGTTGGTCACTTTCAGGACTAATTGCGACCATCACAGCATGGCGCTATGTAATTCGTTCTCGCAACCCACAAAAACTACCAATTTATTATCTAGGGGCAGGGCTGCTGTTAACTGTGATAGTTGGCTTGCAGGTCTATCTTGGAGATCAACTTGTTTGGGTATATGGACTGCACACAGTCCCAGTGGTGGAAGCGGTAAAGGAAGGAATTTTGCAATGA
- a CDS encoding HNH endonuclease yields the protein MEAQQRSQQPHVLQNSVVVFSKNYLPLARINIRRAIALLITGQAESLEFGSTKRWEIRSPNVVLQVPEHIRLTVGNPERHWKVPPVNRREVLKRDNHTCQYCGSTKHLTLDHVIPRSKGGQHSWDNVVTACEKCNSTKSDRLLHEASMVLKTKPKAPIHPAVAFAEQFWNSQRLTDNDEFVGRL from the coding sequence ATGGAAGCTCAACAGCGCAGTCAACAACCACATGTATTACAAAATTCGGTGGTAGTCTTTTCTAAGAATTATCTACCATTGGCACGTATTAATATTAGACGAGCGATCGCACTGTTAATCACAGGTCAGGCAGAATCGTTGGAGTTTGGCAGCACCAAGCGTTGGGAAATTCGCTCACCCAATGTGGTATTGCAAGTTCCTGAACACATCCGTTTGACAGTTGGCAATCCTGAAAGACACTGGAAAGTGCCTCCTGTGAATCGACGTGAAGTACTGAAGCGAGACAACCACACCTGCCAATACTGCGGTAGCACCAAACATCTAACGCTTGATCATGTGATTCCCCGTTCAAAAGGTGGACAACACAGTTGGGATAATGTTGTAACTGCCTGCGAGAAGTGTAACTCAACTAAGAGCGATCGCTTGCTTCACGAAGCCTCTATGGTACTGAAAACCAAGCCTAAAGCCCCAATTCACCCAGCAGTTGCATTTGCAGAACAATTCTGGAACAGCCAACGCCTGACTGACAATGATGAGTTTGTAGGTAGGCTATAA
- a CDS encoding EamA family transporter, which yields MTAKDTFLAVLVALIWGLNFVVIKLGLDAFPPFLFSCLRFTVAAFPAVIFLKRGQISWKWILVIGFTLGVVKYSFLFIGIKVGTPAGLASLLLQSQVLFTSLLSARLLNDAPVLWQKIGITVAFSGLGLIASSMINSANFLGFCLVLMASVAWAFANIFLKMAGKVDMFRLMIWMSIVPPLPLLALSMIFENGQQEAITNINLLGVGTIIYTGLIATVVAFGIWGWLLRIYSANIVTPFALLVPVFGLGFSALFLHETITTINLVASLLILIGLFLIVFGRKFSSRAIQS from the coding sequence TTGACAGCTAAAGATACTTTTCTTGCAGTGCTTGTTGCACTTATATGGGGGCTGAATTTTGTTGTTATCAAGCTTGGGCTTGATGCATTTCCTCCATTTTTGTTTTCGTGTCTACGATTTACTGTTGCAGCCTTTCCTGCTGTAATTTTTTTGAAAAGAGGTCAAATATCGTGGAAATGGATTTTAGTAATAGGTTTTACTTTAGGTGTTGTTAAGTATTCTTTTCTATTTATAGGTATTAAAGTTGGTACGCCTGCTGGACTTGCTTCTCTTCTACTTCAATCCCAGGTTCTCTTTACCTCTCTGCTTTCCGCTAGATTATTGAATGATGCTCCAGTACTTTGGCAAAAAATTGGTATTACTGTTGCTTTTAGTGGACTGGGACTAATTGCTTCAAGCATGATTAATAGTGCTAATTTTTTGGGTTTTTGCCTAGTATTAATGGCATCTGTAGCTTGGGCTTTTGCGAACATCTTCTTAAAGATGGCAGGAAAAGTTGATATGTTCAGGCTGATGATCTGGATGAGTATTGTTCCTCCCCTACCACTACTTGCTTTGTCAATGATTTTTGAAAATGGGCAGCAGGAGGCTATTACTAATATTAATTTGCTTGGGGTAGGAACAATTATTTACACAGGACTAATTGCGACTGTGGTTGCCTTTGGTATTTGGGGGTGGCTATTAAGAATATATTCAGCGAATATTGTGACGCCTTTTGCCCTGCTTGTTCCGGTCTTTGGATTGGGTTTTTCTGCTTTGTTTCTTCATGAAACAATTACCACAATCAACTTAGTAGCTTCGTTATTAATTTTGATAGGTTTATTTCTGATTGTGTTTGGCAGAAAATTCTCAAGCAGGGCAATCCAATCTTAA